One genomic region from Homalodisca vitripennis isolate AUS2020 chromosome 6, UT_GWSS_2.1, whole genome shotgun sequence encodes:
- the LOC124365148 gene encoding polymerase delta-interacting protein 2-like: MNIPIKLTNCVFKNVLKDCALMCIRGASHTRLVEVGRLVAPKVTEEYKTGQMFLHKLFGYRGVILFPWKAVVYNRNRRRRTRADSEQPQPSESTRKEAKGEEQTFYTALVDNRDVPFIRSQSEAVTFIAQYGSSNSLYAIPGFDYVAHHHVLPYTATQDEPLQHELWDKFLDYDPNKEPQFNAKSTLKVWQKRNRPWLQLSDVYMETTENVQVTVIPFYMGCRGHETYWWRYRVCLENLGEDTVQLRERHWRIFSLSGVLETVRGRGVVGQEPVLSRESPAFQYSSHVSLQAPSGHMWGTFKMERKNGLTFDCRVPPFALESAPMPDIKF, from the coding sequence ATGAATATACCAATTAAACTCACTAACTGCGTTTTCAAAAATGTACTGAAAGACTGTGCATTGATGTGTATCCGGGGAGCCAGCCACACCAGACTGGTGGAAGTCGGTCGCCTGGTTGCTCCTAAAGTAACAGAGGAGTATAAGACCGGGCAGATGTTCCTCCACAAACTGTTCGGCTACCGTGGGGTCATTCTGTTTCCCTGGAAGGCCGTAGTCTACAACCGCAACCGTCGCCGCAGGACCAGAGCAGACTCAGAACAACCTCAGCCTTCAGAGTCGACGAGGAAAGAAGCCAAGGGAGAGGAGCAAACGTTCTACACCGCCCTCGTCGACAACAGAGATGTTCCTTTCATCAGGTCGCAATCAGAGGCCGTGACGTTCATCGCACAATACGGGAGCAGCAACAGTCTTTACGCGATTCCAGGGTTCGACTACGTCGCTCACCACCACGTCTTACCCTACACCGCGACACAAGACGAGCCCTTGCAGCACGAGCTGTGGGACAAGTTCCTGGACTACGACCCCAACAAGGAGCCCCAGTTCAACGCCAAGAGCACGCTCAAAGTCTGGCAGAAGAGGAACCGCCCTTGGCTCCAGCTGTCGGACGTCTACATGGAGACCACAGAGAACGTGCAGGTGACCGTGATCCCGTTCTACATGGGCTGCAGAGGGCACGAGACCTACTGGTGGCGATACCGTGTCTGCCTGGAGAACCTCGGGGAGGACACGGTGCAGCTGAGGGAGCGACACTGGAGGATATTCAGCTTGTCCGGGGTGCTGGAGACGGTGAGGGGTCGCGGAGTGGTGGGCCAGGAGCCTGTACTGAGCAGGGAGTCACCGGCCTTCCAGTACAGCAGCCACGTGAGTCTGCAGGCCCCCAGCGGTCACATGTGGGGCACCTTCAAGATGGAGAGGAAGAATGGACTCACTTTTGACTGCCGAGTACCACCGTTCGCTTTGGAGAGCGCACCGATGCCGGacattaaattttag